The Desulfovibrio sp. UIB00 DNA window GGGCTTGCGGGCGTTGCCGCGCGCAGCGCCCTGTGGCGCAAGATAGGCTGTAGCGTGGCGCTGGCGGGCTTTGCCTGTCAGACGCTCATGCTCTTTCTGGGCTTTCACAAGGCCCTGCCCGGCGGCCTGAGCGCTGGCGCGTACTTTCAGCTCATGGCCTGGTTTGTGGTGCTCTGCGGCATTGCCGCCTGGGCCAAGCTGCGGCAGGAGATTCCGCTGGTATTCGCCACGCCGCTCGGGCTTATGCTCTTTGCCATGTCGGCCCCGTATCTGGCCTCAGTGGTGCAGGTTCCGCCCTCTCTCAACACCTCGTTTTACGCCCTGCACATCGGTTCGCTCTTTTTGAGCCTTGCCCTGCTGGCGCTGGCCTTTGCCGCCGGGGCGCTGTTTCTGTTCATGGAGGGGCGCATCAAGAGCAAGCTGACCATGAAGGGCTTTTGGCTCGACATGCCCGCCCTCTCCATGCTTGATAAAATCAACGCCATCACGACCATGATCGGCTTTCCCATGTACACTCTGGGCATCGTTTCCGGGCTTATCTGGGCCAAGCCGGTATTTGGCGGCACGGTGACGGGCGACCCCAAGGAAGTTATCAGCATTGTGATCTGGCTGTTCTACTCCGTGCTTTTCCACAACCGCCTCACCAAGGGCTGGAAGGGCCGCAAGCCTGCGCAACTGGCTGTTTTTGTATTTATTCTCTGCCTCTTTTCAATCATTGTGGTGAATACCTTCATGGAAACACACCACGCATTCATCCGGCGCTGACCGGGCTATCATCATGGACTGTGATATCTTTCTTGTCGGCCTGAATCATCGCACTGCCAGCGTGGACGTGCGCGAACGCTTTGCCCTGGTCAACCACTGCGATGAAGAGCATTGGGCCGTGCCGTGTGTTGGCGCGGTGAGCGAAAGTGTGATCCTTTCCACCTGCAACCGCGTGGAGCTGCTGGCCGCCGGCAACGGCGACGTGGCCGGACAGGTGCTTGAAAACTGGGCCGTTGCGCGTGGCGCAAAGCCCGAGGAGCTCAAGCCCTACGTCTACGTGCACAAAAATCTGGAAGCGGTGCGCCATCTGTTTTCTGTGGCGTCCAGCCTTGATTCCATGGTGCTGGGCGAACCGCAGATTCTGGGCCAGCTCAAAACCGCCTACCGCAAGGCCGTCAAATGCCACGCCACGGGCGTCATACTTAACAGGCTGGTGCACAAGGCTTTTTCCGTAGCAAAAAGGGTACGCACAGAAACTGCGGTGGCCTCCAGCGCGGTTTCCATCAGCTATGCCGCCGTGGAACTTGCCAAACGCATTTTTGGCGACATGAAGACCCACAAGGCCATGCTGGTGGGCGCGGGTGAAATGGCCGAACTTGCCGCCATGCACCTTTTGCAGTCGGGCATTGATGAAATTCTGGTTGCCAACCGCACTCTTGAACGCGGGCAGGAGCTGGCAAAGCAGTTCAAAGGCCGGGCTATCCCCTTTGAAGACATGGCAGAGCACCTGACCGAGGTGGACATCATCATCACCTCCACCGGCTCGCAGGAACCCATCATCCGCGCGCGCGACATTCGCGCCGTGCTCAAGGCCCGCAAAAACAGGCCCATGTTCTTTATCGACATTGCCGTGCCGCGCGACATCGACCCGGACGTCAACGGCCTCGACAACGTCTATCTGTACGACATTGACGATCTCAAGGAAGTGGTGGAAGAAAACCTCGCCACCCGCCGTGACGAAGCCGCCAAGGCCGCCGATATCGTCAATGAGGAAGTGCTGCTGTTCTCCCGCTGGCTTTCAAGCCTCGACGTGCAGCCCACCATCGTTGACCTCATCCAGCGCGGCGAACGCATGGGGCAGGAAGAACTGGCCAAGACCCTCAAAAGGCTCGGCCCGGTAAACGATGAAACCCGCGATGCCCTTGAGGCTCTGGTGGGTGCGCTGGTGCGCAAGCTCAACCATGATCCCATCATGTTTCTCAAGCGCGGCAGCATGTCCCAGGAGGGCAACGGCCCGCGCATCAGCATTGCGCGCCGTATTTTCAATCTGGATAAAACTGGCTGCCCTTATTCGGAGGAACACTGATGCGCTGGTACGGAATTGACGACATTACAGAAGAAGATACCGCAAAACTGAGTGCCACCCTCACCGAGATGGAGCTTACCTCGGGTATGGACGGCCTATTCTGGCTGCCCGTTCCCGCCGACATGCTCTCGCCTGTGCAGCAGGAGCATGAAGAAAGCTGCGGCCCCCACGTTATGGGCCTTGAAATTGAAGAAAATTTTGTGCGCCTTGAACTGCTGGTGCGCGCGCGTGGCCGCATGCGCTGCGAATGTGTGCACTATGCCTCGCCCGAACTGCGCGACCGCATGATCGTATGGCTTGAGAACCTGCTGGTTGAACTGGGCATCAATCCGGCCTAGGCGCTGTTTTTCGACATGGCTTTTTGGGGGCGGCGCCTGCTGCTCCCAAAAGTCCTTTCAACGCTAGTTATTCCAGCCTCGCAGGCTCAAATCTCTCAGGGCCGATCTTCTGCCCATACATCCTTGCCGCAGGCATGCCATGATCAAATCTGCGCCTACGCTGCAAAACATCCCGCCCGCTACGGCCCGTCTTTGCCTTGAGGTGGAGCGCTTCTGCCTGACGCAGCTTGGGCTTGCAAAAGGTTCGCGGCTGTTGCTGGCCCTCTCTGGCGGAGCCGATTCCACGGCGCTGGCCTTTGTACTACGCCTGCTGGCCCCACGGCTGGGGCTGAGCGTCCACGCCTTGAGCGTTGACCACGGCTTGCGGAAAGAATCTGCGCAAGACGCTGTATTTACACTCCAGTTATGCAATATTCTGAACATCCCCTGCACAGTGCGGCAAGCCGATGTGCGCAAGCTTGCCGAAAACAGCGGCTTTGGCATTGAAGATGCCGCCCGGCGCTTGCGCTATGCCCTGCTTGAGCAGGAACGCGTTGCCGTGAGGGCCGACTTTATCGCCCTGGGGCACCACGCAGGCGATGTGAGCGAGGACGTATTGCTGCGCCTCACGCGCGGCACAGGCTGGCCCGCCCTTGGCGGCATGGCCGCCCGCGATGACGAGCGCCATCTGCTCCGCCCGCTGCTGGCAACGGACGCGCAATCGCTGAGAGCTTTGCTGGTCGAATGCGGCATTGACTGGCGCGAGGATGCCAGCAACCAGAGCCGCCAATACAAGCGCAACAGGCTGCGGCTGGATGTGCTGCCCCTGCTGCGCGAAGAGAACCCATCCCTTGACCGCACCCTGCACGATCTCTGGCAAATGGCGCGCATGGATGAGGATTACTGGAATACCGCGTTGGATGCGGCTCTGGCTGAGCATCCGTGGATTGTGGGGGGGAGTGAAGCGGAGCTTTCAGCAAAGAAAAATATTGCTGAAGGCCCCAGCCTGACATTGCCCGCAAAGTTGCTGGCAAGTCTGCACCCTGCGGCCCGCTTGCGCCTGTATGTGCGGGCTGTGCGTTTTTTGTGCCGCCCTGCGGTGGGGTGTGGTGGTGAGGATTCTGACAGCTCGGGGCAGATTCACGGTCAGGCAAGGGCACGCACCCTGCTGGCTTTGGATGATGCCCTTGCCAAGGGGCGGGGGAATACGCGGTTTCAGTTGCCCGGCGGGTTGGAAGCGTATTTGAAAGGTGGGAGTGTTGTTTTTCGCCGCTGCGCGGCTGGCAGATAACTGGATTTTGCCGCCTTCGGGCACGGGGTTTCGCCCTCTGGCCACAATGATTTGGTTTGCTGCCCTGCGGGCACTTGGTTTCGCCTTTCGGCGAAGGTTATGCGCCTCCCCGGCGCGGGGCAAAGGGGGCCTGTTAGGGGCTGCGCCCCCTTCATCCTGATGCCAAATCCCGTTTTACGGGCTTTGGGCCGCCATCGGCGTCTACGCCGCCGGGCGGTAAGGCACGAAAATCTGTCGCTTACGGCGCGGCAAAGCCGCGACCTACTCCTGATTTCCGGTCGTGTTGACGTTGCCAACACTCCGTCGGGGCTGCGCCCCTTTTGCCCCCTTGCATCCCCCCCCGAAGCGCCCCCAAGAAAACTTTCAACTTACGCAAAACGGCGAGGGCACGCGGCTTACGCTGCGGGAGCTTCCTTCCCTCGCTCCGCTCGCTCAGGCGATCTCCCTCTGCGCCGCGTAAATGCCAGAGTACGCTTTCGCTTCGAGCGGAAGTCCGCTTCAGCCAAATACCTTTGATACAGTTAGTACT harbors:
- the hemA gene encoding glutamyl-tRNA reductase, with the protein product MDCDIFLVGLNHRTASVDVRERFALVNHCDEEHWAVPCVGAVSESVILSTCNRVELLAAGNGDVAGQVLENWAVARGAKPEELKPYVYVHKNLEAVRHLFSVASSLDSMVLGEPQILGQLKTAYRKAVKCHATGVILNRLVHKAFSVAKRVRTETAVASSAVSISYAAVELAKRIFGDMKTHKAMLVGAGEMAELAAMHLLQSGIDEILVANRTLERGQELAKQFKGRAIPFEDMAEHLTEVDIIITSTGSQEPIIRARDIRAVLKARKNRPMFFIDIAVPRDIDPDVNGLDNVYLYDIDDLKEVVEENLATRRDEAAKAADIVNEEVLLFSRWLSSLDVQPTIVDLIQRGERMGQEELAKTLKRLGPVNDETRDALEALVGALVRKLNHDPIMFLKRGSMSQEGNGPRISIARRIFNLDKTGCPYSEEH
- the ccsA gene encoding cytochrome c biogenesis protein CcsA — its product is MISPEFSTAVTLLLYGSASVAGLAGVAARSALWRKIGCSVALAGFACQTLMLFLGFHKALPGGLSAGAYFQLMAWFVVLCGIAAWAKLRQEIPLVFATPLGLMLFAMSAPYLASVVQVPPSLNTSFYALHIGSLFLSLALLALAFAAGALFLFMEGRIKSKLTMKGFWLDMPALSMLDKINAITTMIGFPMYTLGIVSGLIWAKPVFGGTVTGDPKEVISIVIWLFYSVLFHNRLTKGWKGRKPAQLAVFVFILCLFSIIVVNTFMETHHAFIRR
- the tilS gene encoding tRNA lysidine(34) synthetase TilS encodes the protein MIKSAPTLQNIPPATARLCLEVERFCLTQLGLAKGSRLLLALSGGADSTALAFVLRLLAPRLGLSVHALSVDHGLRKESAQDAVFTLQLCNILNIPCTVRQADVRKLAENSGFGIEDAARRLRYALLEQERVAVRADFIALGHHAGDVSEDVLLRLTRGTGWPALGGMAARDDERHLLRPLLATDAQSLRALLVECGIDWREDASNQSRQYKRNRLRLDVLPLLREENPSLDRTLHDLWQMARMDEDYWNTALDAALAEHPWIVGGSEAELSAKKNIAEGPSLTLPAKLLASLHPAARLRLYVRAVRFLCRPAVGCGGEDSDSSGQIHGQARARTLLALDDALAKGRGNTRFQLPGGLEAYLKGGSVVFRRCAAGR